A single region of the Amphiura filiformis chromosome 7, Afil_fr2py, whole genome shotgun sequence genome encodes:
- the LOC140156990 gene encoding uncharacterized protein, translating to MPKRDEDEKLLRFAEGHLNQRMENGKLKKRWVLFLGNPDDGHFQLKIYKTKKEKHTVEIQVVSKATYIGTEKGGIYSNKKNDIQTMYWAIILKRTTIIFQNLPEKDVKKDDEITPIDEWYDAMKKRFSMENWAVNPLRGVSGQTDGAAVSLTLYLTQHRVGLAMTIPPLKCCDYWDLVNVKDCKAHGNVLFLYIEDPSKQDLGALAYLEVQLRMPATGDAKRAKDVIDRLAAKSGSKSGRRNSSLSDQVSLQPPQTSERYQPSPTAPRRSSTQAEYMSESPGENDYGFGRAPDLGRGPLPPVPGKRVEETAYEANCNPYANPYDTATDPTETEYVKANCNPYANPYDTATDPPPPPPPRYIDDEPPNYMSTCDDNNGYLIATPKTINHYNTCIFNT from the exons CGATGGGTATTGTTCCTTGGAAATCCAGATGATG GTCACTTTCAACTGAAAATATATAAGACAAAAAAGGAGAAGCACACAGTTGAAATTCAAGTCGTCTCAAAGGCGACCTACATTGGAACGGAGAAGGGTGGAATTTACAG CAACAAGAAAAACGACATACAAACCATGTACTGGGCCATCATACTGAAACGAACAACGATCATTTTCCAAAATTTACCAGAGAAAGACGTTAAAAAAGATGATGAGATCACACCGATCGATGAGTGGTATGACGccatgaaaaaaaggttttcgaTGG aaaactGGGCAGTGAATCCACTTCGTGGTGTCAGTGGTCAAACCGATGGTGCGGCTGTTTCTTTGACGCTGTATCTTACCCAGCACCGGGTAGGACTGGCGATGACGATCCCTCCTTTGAAGTGTTGCGACTACTGGGATTTGGTCAACGTAAAAGACTGTAAAGCCCATGGCAACGTCTTGTTCCTCTACATCGAAGATCCTAGTAAACAGGATCTCGgag CTTTAGCATATCTCGAGGTTCAATTACGGATGCCTGCTACAGGAGATGCGAAGCGAGCTAAAGACGTTATTGACCGGCTAGCGGCCAAATCAGGGTCCAAATCAGGACGTCGCAATTCTTCTTTATCCGACCAGGTTTCACTTCAGCCACCGCAAACTTCAG AACGTTATCAACCCTCTCCAACGGCACCACGTAGAAGCAGCACACAGGCAGAATACATGTCAGAGAGCCCCGGCGAAAATGATTATGGATTTGGTAGAGCTCCTGACCTAGGTAGAGGGCCATTACCACCTGTTCCAGGCAAACGTGTTGAAGAAACGGCATATGAAGCCAACTGCAACCCGTATGCCAATCCTTATGATACAGCAACGGATCCAACAGAAACGGAATATGTGAAAGCCAATTGCAACCCGTATGCCAACCCTTATGATACAGCTACTGATCCACCACCTCCTCCACCACCTCGCTATATTGATGATGAGCCGCCAAACTATATGTCAACCTGTGATGACAACAACGGGTATCTCATAGCTACCCCTAAGACGATCAATCACTATAATACATGCATCTTTAACACCTAG